The nucleotide sequence atgcaagtttccgcattttaaccgtgacaaatcttattaaccaccttagattagttcgagaatgagttttaagtgttatacctctagctcgaggctagggaagaatctaggcgaaaaggtggtggataaaagcaagataacgaggtccttccacttccgtttgctccaaggctcctaatgcgtgacccgaaaggcttgtatgtgcttggaatggatGGATCAAAACTCGAAAATGGGTGTGTAGGGGGTGGGGTGTTCGGCCAAGAACCAAGGAGAGGAGAGGAAGTGTGCTTGTGTGGTGTTGGGTGTTGTGAATGAACTCTTGTGTTTAGGCAAGTTATTTATAGGCAAACATGAAGTGATTAACCCTTGGATCATATGTTCTCTAGATTTTAAGCACAACCAATATAATAATCAAGTCTTGTACTCTTGTGTTCCCCTCTAGTTGGCCGATCTCaatggggggggggtcttggttcgatttcaagtggatagttagagtttagttagtttaaaccaagttagatttaggggttaacttagttagtcacatgttgtgctttaacgcgggtgttagggtattcagggaccctaactggctcagaaaaagaccaataatattattgtcaatattttcatgttccgggtatagtccggttgttcggttggatagtaatccgttaaagtgcttaagtaagcttttaagtgtcgtaaatgatatttttagtgacacaacttattctacaaagtgtcaggaatattttcctcatgttttggcactttattagttagccagaagctagtatgttaataaaagtgctgtgtttcgtgcttagagtacgttttaggcacatccagtcattatatcttattcctagagacgcagttctacaacccttgtatccctacactcactatgggtgtagtaaattatttctggctcatacaggcccttagaggcagtgtctgcctgatgctggctttatcagcatgttcaatgggttatccgttctaatgctactgtgctttagtgcatcatgtttgtcactaaggttcaacttgtaaataatgtagtgacggaaatcaaagtatgatgcaggaatatacaagtactagaaatcaagtagcagttcgtcagcaatttcagttaagcacagtaatcaagcagcaattaattattaattaaatcgtacggatacctggtttagtgagggttgtcacactctCACGAGACTGCTCTCGAACCTGGCTCCAAAGGGTGGAAAGACCAATGGAAGTGGGATAATGAGGATGGCATCCCATTCTCGGTTATAGCTCTCCGAATGGATTTAGAAAAGCTGGGGCAGATTCAATATGATGGGCTGGAGCATAAATGGAACTCATGGGCCCCTCTAAAAGCAAATACCTGATGTGGAGGGCTCTTATGGGTAAAGTTGCTACTAAAAGGGACTTGCTGGATCATGGTATAAACTTGCCTGATGCATTGTGTGCAACATGCGGGTTCGAAGAGGAGACCGTTGACCACTTATTCGCGAGGTGCCTGACGGCGCAGAGCGTTTGGTGGAACATCTTCACTTGGTTGAAAAGTCCATGGCCCCTAAATCTCGAAAGTCTGAAGGAGATCATCGAGGTTTTCTACAACAGCCCGGGTGcaaaaaattggaaaaaaaaaactcgtTCACATGATAGCTTTGGCCACTGTTTGGAGAATCTGGAACGTCCGTAATAGGAAGGTGTTTGAAGGGGAAGACATTCCAGTTCGGAAAACCGTTGACCTGATTAAAGAGGATTCCTTCATCTGGGTTTCCAGTCGGGCAAAAAAACCGGCGCCAACTTAGGTGAATTGGATTGCTTTTAATGTCCTTTGTTTGTTGTAATAGTTTCCTTTTGTCTTTTGTTTCTGTTTTGTTCCCTTTTTTTCCCTAGCTTCTTGCTGAATTCTTTATATATATAAAGAGTTggttgccgttcaaaaaaaaagggtaaattactttttgagtccctgtgttttagtggttttaactagttgagtataaaagcaaaaagtttaacaacctgagtccctataagcattttcattaaccatttgagtccaattttttggactcaaatcgttataaaataaacaaaattggactcaaaacgttataaaataaatggctagggactcagagcgttaaactttttgattttgaactcaagtggttaaaaccactaaaacaaaaggactcaaaaagtaatttactaaaaaaaaatatatcaaaagtCAAACTTAAAAACACCAATATTTGAAACATGATCTAATTATAAGCTATGAAATCTAAATCCTAGTCTATATCAAGTAAGGCATCCAAAATAAGTCAAATATCGATCTGATACAGTAACCTATATATTGTAAAGTGACGATAACAAATATCATCTCATATTAACGGTCGAAGCAACATTTCAAATACTCAAAATCCGGTGAGCTTCCTCTGCGCTCCACCGCCAAAGTCCACTCCTCTCACAACCGACCACTTGACCATATCTATCATCACAGCCGTTGATTCATCAATCTTCATGATCACCAGACACACCTCCGGTATCTTCTAAACTTCCTAACCCTAATTGTATATTACTCACTAATAATATTCTCAACTAATCACATGTGCAATCATCTATAGTCAAattcaaaataaacaaaaaggaaattgCATTTACTTTCTGGAATCGTTAGAACTGTCTCAATCTAAAATGATTTGTGCTGCTGATTTATACATCACATAGTTATACGTTTACCTTTCGGTTTAATCTCGTAAATAAATTGGTCAACAATTATCACAGCCAGATATTTGTAGGTGTTCATCAGTTCATGTGCTTAAAAATAATAGGTTTCCTTAAACAGCCAGAGAGTTTAAAGCTATGATTCACTGTTTTAAACTGATAGTTATTGCTTCACACTTCAAAATTAATACATCATTACTTTTGATTATGTTGTCAAAGGCCTTGAGATAACCAAAGAATTAATTTCTTATCTGAATATCTGGGAAGATAGGGCATAAAAAAGGATGTTTGGCCAAATAAACTGTCTTTATAATTGATAAGAATAACTTATTCGATTTATAACTTACAGAACAATGCAATCTTTAACTGTTCCTGATGTCGCTGTTTTACATTCATGGTGTACCTTCTTTAACTTGATGAAAGAATACAAAATTGGAAATACAAAGTACAATATCGGTTTATCCGAACCATTCACACTGCCTTTTGACTTGTACATCGACATTTAACGTCCCTTTTTACTGGCGTACGATTTTTCCAAATGCGGAAATGCGCTCAAAATGTTGTGGGCTCTCAAGTCTTGCCTGGTCAAGATCCCAACCACCGGTGGCACCTGTAACAAGAAACACACGTAACATAAGGTCAGTAACATTAGTCTATGATATACATTTTGTTTTAAAAGTTTTAAATATAGAAAGATAACTAATAACTTACCGAAGGGCCGTGGTACTTTGGTAATACTAGCATGTGGCGAAGCCCCACCTGCCTAAACTGCACCAACGCCTTGGCAACTGACATGGTTTCCACCACTGTATAAGGCGTTGTGTTGGTAAGGGGATGCAAGTCCACATACATTTCCATTTCTTCTTTTGTAACCGCCACCTCTTCGATCGTTCCCCATCGCTCCGCCACATCAACCCATGTAAACTTTTCTCTGACTTCCCATTCCTCCGTTCTCCTTCTCTCCTGTAAAAACCATTTCTTCTTCAACACTAGTAAAAGATGCGCTCTCAAAACAAGCCCGTGGACTTCACTCATCTGACCCACCATGGGCACCATGGTGTTATCGACAACCGCAAACGCATTATGCGTCGTGTTTCTCAAAACCTCCACTATCCGCCCAACCTTTTCAATCCCACTTAACGTGACCATTGGCGGCTTAACATCGGCTAATTCACCAACGGTTATGTTTCTCATCCATGGCTCAGGGTGCGCTTCCAAGAACGGTAGCCCTTTAAGTTCTAGTATTATCTCATAGATACTTGGGTTGAAGCAGTCTCCGACACTTTTGGAAATTAGAAGGACGAGCATAGTTATCGGGAGTAAAAGAAGATTGTTGGTCAACTCAAGAAATATTACGCAAAGCGAAACTGTCATCCTCATTGAACCTGCCATCAATGAAGCTGCACCTAAAACCGCAAACAGACCTTGGTCGATTGTCGTGTAGGGTCCCATTGCCATACCGAGCAGGCGGCCGTAAGCTGAGCCCATGAGGATGATGGGAAGGAATAGACCAGAGGGAACCGCAATCCCGAATGTGAAGAGTCCCAATATGCAATAAAGTATGAAGAAAATGAATAGTGAAAATACGCGGTATTCACTGGGAGTGTTGGTGGAGAAGATGTTGCGTACTGCATCATCGTTGGTTGTAAGGAGGAGAGTGGCTAGATCGTTGTAGTGTCCTTTCGGGCAGTTAAATTTCTTGAAGTTCCCCATTCTTCCTGTACTTGGGCACTCAGTATCCAGAGGAGCAGATGGATCACATGGCGTACAACTGGCAAGGAATGGTAGTCCGTACAAGCATGCTGAGGTGAACAATGAGACGCTGAGGCTCAGCAAGATTTTCGCTAATTTCCCTTTTCTGCAAGAAAACATGACGACAATTAGTGCCGAAGTTTTGTGTTTGTTATTAAGTATTAAGGGTTGGTTATAAAGGCTTACTCGTTAATGAGATTGTATAGACGAAGGACCTTGTGAAGGACGTAGTTGTAAAGGCTTCCTAAAACACCTCCGATGATTCCAATTACCGTCACAGGGATGAGATCAACAAGATGGTAATTAACCGAAACGCCACTTACGTCAAACATAATAAGCCCACCTTCCCCAAAAAGTCCACACTCTCCCGATTTACAATACTCCATGAACGCTCTAAGCACCACCACTACAACGGCTGTGCTGAAAAACGTTCTCCACAAAAGCGCACTTCTCCACCATGTTGCCACCTCTTCAAGAGCAAacaccgcagacactcatgagtagctgcggacataaccatagtttccgcagactggttgctacggaagagccaacgtaactccacatcaccgagcgaagctacttcaaggcaaactcggtattggagcgggaaggtaagtggctccaaaacgaacgcagataAGCGATTTAaacgagcccttgtcgaacagcaagcgtccgaacagcggtaacaagtctgcttatgactttgtttgcccgcctatgggccgcatagaataaaaaatggtgggcatacccttgcctatgaccatgtttttttacccatagtacaaatctacattgttcgaccaaacatggccaacaatgacgcaacgaggtaaccgcaaaggacgtgcggttactagagagctatgacgacaaacacgaaaacccaacaaaaaagggatcgtcatctcacgactagatgctgaacatagagctcgagcaaagcacttacaagcattaactacttttgatccagaTCTCAGAGATTGATCAAaaaatttcttttcttcttcatgcaccaattcaacaattggtttGAAGAAAAGACCACCTTTCAGAGGTGGGAAACCTCTgcataccttcaaaccaccatctcagaggttggttcgaagtttgtgcagcattactaacaaagtctccaagagaccttcggcacaacaacaggtggcaagccacctggtgacataaatcggctgagaatttcgcatcagacgagattccttcaccgatacggaagaggcgtcagatgacccttccagacctccagcttgatttacatacagaaaagaccacacatggtctaggatcttctccagactccaaactaccttccaaacaccatagtccagtactcctcccacatacaacttgtatgtggcagcaacactagactggggggacttgaaggggtatggtcccagatctcgcgtcagcatcgaccgcgagtgaccattacccttatcaaaacccccactagctaacaacctacttgtgcccatgcgagaacgcgtcggcacaagggttgaatccaatctatctagtaacggaggaggacttacatggaacatgagaacggtagagtgatgcgacatagcatcacatctggtgtatgaaaacggaagtattcacagcgatgcggcatcgcaccgtatccagtgaacacttctatcaatacaagaaagccttaccttaggcatagaagaagatgaacgtaacggtgcggctgacaccgcaccatatgggcattttcgtcacgacaagggatgcaggcaaatagtctccgcggacgacgatgcggctagcaccgcatctcgcgtattccttgatcacaagtaggagacgcggtaactttaGATGTTaacgcacgtagcgatgcggcttgcaccgcatcctatgcactcaacaagtgggactgacaccacagtgcaagtggcaccaatggcagttacctgtcagagctacgtaagcaatggactgacgtggcgtaacctccacaaccgacaagcctgacacacctgcaaaggtgcagcacgtcgtcagtccatccatcatcatcctccttcactcctcggctataaataccaaccccaaaccaggtttgaggtatctcttcacaactctctcactactactactatcttactttgcttcccaagcaaactactgattctcacgccgaagagtggtaacaaggagcaccccccaccccatcctccttgttacgagtcacggcttgtttccttgtgcaggagatcaaccaccggtgatccaaccagcgatcctcgagaggaagggattaacccttcttgacgagaccagtgtgttaaccctgcccggttaaccattatTTCATCAgccccgtatacaccatgtgagaATAAGATTCTAGTGCGGTCGTATATAATGTATACGATACATTTATACGGACCGTATAACCTTATATGGCTCCGTATACTTCGAAATtcgtattttttattttaattgttttaCTCAACGTATTATTCCTCGATACACGTGTGACTAGACGTACGATTCTTCGATTTGATATTATATTCATCGATTCTCGTGCGAGTTATGTGATTAGGCGTTAGATTCCTCGATATTCGTGCGAATGGGAACACCTCGTCGCTCTCACGAGACTGCTCTCGAACGTGGCTCTAAAGGGTGGAAAAGACCAATGGAAGTGGGAGAATGAGGATGGCATCCCGTACTCGATTAGAGCTCTCCGAATGGATTTAGAAAAGCTGGGGCAAGTTCAATATGATGGGCTGGAGCACAAATGGAACTCATAGGCCCCTCTAAAAGCAAACTACCTGATGTGGAGGGCTCTTATGGGGAAAGTTGCTACTAAAAGGAGCTTGCTGGATCGTGGTATAAACTTGCCTGATGCATTGTGTGCAACATGCGGGTTCGAAGAGGAGACCGCTGACCACTTATTCGCGAGGTGCCTGACGGCGCGGAGCGTTTGGTGGAACACCTTCACGTGGTTGAAAATTCCATGGCCCCCAAATCTCGAAAGTCTGAAGGAGATCATCAAGGTTTTCTACAACAGCCCGGGTGCAAAAAATTGGAAAAAAACTCGTTCACAGGATAGCTTTGGCTACTGTTTGGAGAATCTGGAACGTCCGTAATAAGAAGGTGTTTGAAGGGGAAGGCATTTCAGTTCGGAAAACCGTTGACCTGATTAAAGAGGATTCCTTCATCTGGGTTTCCAATCGGGCACAAAAACCGACGCCAACTTGGGTTAATTGGATTGCTTTTGATGTCCTTTGTTTACTGTAATAGTTTCCTTTTGTTTCTGTTTTGTTCTCTTGTTTTCCCTAGCTTCTTGCTGAATTCTTTATATATATAAAGAGTTGGTTGTCGTTAAAAAAatgtcaaaagtcaaacttaaAAGCGCCAATATTTGAAACATGATCTAATTATAAGCTATGAAATCTAAATcctgctgtttgtttacctcttaatgaggctcttaatggttcagacctcttactggttcagcacttagtggttcagactgtttgtttcgcgagcagatgtctgaatggttaagacatttgcctctgaatagcTAAgaattatactgagtctgaatggttaagacatctaatctgaattggtcagacatttgcatTTGAACGATTAATCATTATACTAGCTCTTAGTGGTTCAGACCccacctcttactggttcagcatttaatgattcagacctcctgattcagcacttaatcatCAAACAGCCCCCTAGTCTATATCAACCAAGGGCATCCAAAATAACTGTCAATATCCGTTAAATATCGAAATATCCGTCAAATATCGATCGATATCGCTGATGATACAGTAACCTATATATTGTAAAGTGACGATAACAGATATCATCCTCATATTAACGGTCGAAGCAACATTTCAAATACTCAAAATCCGGTGAGCTTCCTCTGCGCTACACCACCAAAGTCCACTCCTCTCACCTCCGGTATCTTCTTAACTTCCTAACCCTAATTGTATATAATAATATTCTCAACTAATCACATGTGCAATCATCCATAGTCAAattcaaaataaacaaaaaggaaattgCATTTACCTTCTGGAATTGTTAGAACTGTCTCAATCTAAAATGATTTGTGCTGCTGATTTATACATCACATAGTTATAGGTTTACCTTTTGGTTTAATCTCGTAAATAAATTGGTCAACAATTATCACAGCCAGATATTTGTAGGTGTTCATCAGTTCATGTGCTTAAAAATAATATGTTTCTTTAAATAGTGGTGAGGTGCTGTGTAGAACATTTCCATTGAAAGAGAATTTAAAGCTATGATTCACTGTTTTAAACTCATAGTTGTTGCTTCAGACTTAAAAATTAGTGATGAATCTGTGAAGCTATAGTACATCATTACTTTTGATTATGTTGTCAAAGGCCTTGAGATAACCAAAGAATTAATTTCTTATCTGAATATCTGGGAAGATAGGGCATAAAAAAGGATGTTTGGCCAAATAAACTGTCTTTATAATTGATAAGAATAACTTATTCGATTTATAACTTACAGAACAATGCAATCTTTAACTGTTCCTGATGTCGCTGTTTTACATTCATGGTGTACCTTCTTTAACTTGATGAAAGAATACAAAATTGGAAATACAAAGTACAATATCGGTTTATCCGAACCATTCACACTGCCTTTTGACTTGTACATCGACATTTAACGTCCCTTTTTACTGGCGTACGATTTTTCCAAATGCGGAAATGCGCTCAAAATGTTGTGGGCTCTCAAGTCTTGCCTGGTCAAGATCCCAACCACCGGTGGCACCTGTAACAAGAAACACACGTAACATAAGGTCAGTAACATTAGTCTATGATATACATTTTGTTTTAAAAGTTTTAAATATAGAAAGATAACTAATAACTTACCGAAGGGCCGTGGTACTTTGGTAATACTAGCATGTGGCGAAGCCCCACCTGCCTAAACTGCACCAACGCCTTGGCAACTGACATGGTTTCCACCACTGTATAAGGCGTTGTGTTGGTAAGGGGATGCAAGTCCACATACATTTCCATTTCTTCTTTTGTAACCGCCACCTCTTCGATCGTTCCCCATCGCTCCGCCACATCAACCCATGTAAACTTTTCTCTGACTTCCCATTCCTCCGTTCTCCTTCTCTCCTGTAAAAACCATTTCTTCTTCAACACTAGTAAAAGATGCGCTCTCAAAACAAGCCCGTGGACTTCACTCATCTGACCCACCATGGGCACCATGGTGTTATCGACAACCGCAAACGCATTATGCGTCGTGTTTCTCAAAACCTCCACTATCCGCCCAACCTTTTCAATCCCACTTAACGTGACCATTGGCGGCTTAACATCGGCTAATTCACCAACGGTTATGTTTCTCATCCATGGCTCAGGGTGCGCTTCCAAGAACGGTAGCCCTTTAAGTTCTAGTATTATCTCATAGATACTTGGGTTGAAGCAGTCTCCGACACTTTTGGAAATTAGAAGGACGAGCATAGTTATCGGGAGTAAAAGAAGATTGTTGGTCAACTCAAGAAATATTACGCAAAGCGAAACTGTCATCCTCATTGAACCTGCCATCAATGAAGCTGCACCTAAAACCGCAAACAGACCTTGGTCGATTGTCGTGTAGGGTCCCATTGCCATACCGAGCAGGCGGCCGTAAGCTGAGCCCATGAGGATGATGGGAAGGAATAGACCAGAGGGAACCGCAATCCCGAATGTGAAGAGTCCCAATATGCAATAAAGTATGAAGAAAATGAATAGTGAAAATACGCGGTATTCACTGGGAGTGTTGGTGGAGAAGATGTTGCGTACTGCATCATCGTTGGTTGTAAGGAGGAGAGTGGCTAGATCGTTGTAGTGTCCTTTCGGGCAGTTAAATTTCTTGAAGTTCCCCATTCTTCCTGTACTTGGGCACTCAGTATCCAGAGGAGCAGATGGATCACATGGCGTACAACTGGCAAGGAATGGTAGTCCGTACAAGCATGCTGAGGTGAACAACGAGACGCTGAGGCTCAGCAAGATTTTCGCTAATTTCCCTTTTCTGCAAGAAAACATGACAATTAGTGCCGAAATTTGTGTTTATTATTAAGTATTAAGGGTTGGTTATAAAGGCTTACTCGTTAATGAGATTGTATAGACGAAGGACCTTGTGAAGGGCGTAGTTGTAAAGGCTTCCTAAAACACCTCCGATGATTCCAATTACCGTCACAGGGATGAGATCAACAAGATGGTAATTAACCGAAACGCCACTTACGTCAAACATAATAAGCCCACCTTCACCAAAAAGTCCACACTCTCCCGATTTACAAAACTCCATGAACGCTCTAAGCACCACCACTACAACTGCTGTGCTGAAAAACGTTCTCCACAAAAGCGCACTTCTCCACCATGTTGCCACCTCTTCAAGAGCAAACAACACACCTCCCACTGGGGACCGGAAAGCCGCACATACCCCTGATGAGGCCCCACAAGTTATGATATCTCGTCTATCGCGATCGTTGTTGAAGTAACGGATCCACTTCCATCTAATCCTGTGATTATCTGGCCCGCCTTGAGCTAACAACGAAGCAATGCAGGCACCGATGTGAACCAGAGGCCCTTCTTTCCCTAAGTCCAGCCCTGCAGCCACAGCTCCTATGCTTCCAATGATCTAtaatcatcatcataaatcatttAAGAATAACTATTTAACTtcattaacttaattaattattatttaagtATGTTGTGTGCACCTTAACAAACATTGTTGAAGCACCATACATATTGGGGGTGTCTACACCATTTAGGTAAGCTTTAATTTCGGGAATACCCGGCCCAGCTGCGGTAGGTGCAAAAAACACTACTAAAAGAGTTGACATAAGCGTCAATACGAAATTAACCCCGGTCATTAAGAAGAACCCCATCATGTATCTGCATCCACCATGATCATACTACATAAGATTGTTgagttttaaattttaataattattCAAGAACTAATTTATCTAAGCACCTGTGTACTAGGTTACAGAATGGCAAATATGTAATTAATAAGTCTGTTTTGTTGAATAAGTAAGTACCTCTTTCTGTCTATGTAGTGGGTTACAGCCAGTAGTTTGTATCCTGCAATATTCTCTACTGCAAGATTGATGAGAGTGGCTATGACACCTGTCAAAAGCCCAACTAGGAAAGCCAATAACCATTTTAAGAATACATACTGCAACACTTGAGCTTGTGATCTGGTTCTCCAGTCATGCTTGAACAGATCATTCTCATTGATCCTGACATGTCGTCAagaaaaagttttgtttttttattcatGAGCAATTAATTGCCAATTGAAATGAAATCTTTGATGATGGAACTTACTCGTAATCCAAGCTTTCGATATACGAAACTTTGGTGCCAACAAGAGCTAGTGGACTTGAAGAAAGTGTCCGGTTTCGCTTCAGAAGTGGCTGATGTAGAGAATTGCATTCTGGGTCTCTTTCTTGTTGGTTTGTTTGTTCTTCTGTGGTGGTAGTAGTCTCTGCCATTTGATCtgaatctctctctctctctctctcttgtctCTATTTATCTCTGGTATTTATAGTTTGGTTGAGGTTTGAGTCATGGGTATAATGCAGTCAGGATGTGTTGTGGTTCAATGGATTGCTTCCAAAAGATGCACCATTCTTTTTCTATCAGATCTAGGATAAGAGcaggtttaaattgtgtaattcATACAAATATACTAGTGGGGTCCAGTATACCACTTGGTAATGATCTGTGTtaatattttggaaatatatgaAGCAAAGAGGCCTTTTTATTACACAATGATTAATAAAATCAAAAGAATCATGGCACTTCTAGTATGCTCCACCAGAATTGGTACCAGtcaaatcatgaacttgaaatacTTTATAAAGTTTGGTATTTTACTTATTTAATACTAGGAAGTTCTACAGTTTGTTCCTAAAGTCATGGAATAGTTACAATTGAACTTTAATTTCCTACAAGTGTTTACTTATTTTTCTAATTCTCAAACATATTTCTTTTGTCATTTTGATATTTTAgatttgagttaattactgttt is from Helianthus annuus cultivar XRQ/B chromosome 9, HanXRQr2.0-SUNRISE, whole genome shotgun sequence and encodes:
- the LOC110878437 gene encoding chloride channel protein CLC-b isoform X3; the encoded protein is MAETTTTTEEQTNQQERDPECNSLHQPLLKRNRTLSSSPLALVGTKVSYIESLDYEINENDLFKHDWRTRSQAQVLQYVFLKWLLAFLVGLLTGVIATLINLAVENIAGYKLLAVTHYIDRKRYMMGFFLMTGVNFVLTLMSTLLVVFFAPTAAGPGIPEIKAYLNGVDTPNMYGASTMFVKIIGSIGAVAAGLDLGKEGPLVHIGACIASLLAQGGPDNHRIRWKWIRYFNNDRDRRDIITCGASSGVCAAFRSPVGGVLFALEEVATWWRSALLWRTFFSTAVVVVVLRAFMEYCKSGECGLFGEGGLIMFDVSGVSVNYHLVDLIPVTVIGIIGGVLGSLYNYVLHKVLRLYNLINEKGKLAKILLSLSVSLFTSACLYGLPFLASCTPCDPSAPLDTECPSTGRMGNFKKFNCPKGHYNDLATLLLTTNDDAVRNIFSTNTPSEYRVFSLFIFFILYCILGLFTFGIAVPSGLFLPIILMGSAYGRLLGMAMGPYTTIDQGLFAVLGAASLMAGSMRMTVSLCVIFLELTNNLLLLPITMLVLLISKSVGDCFNPSIYEIILELKGLPFLEAHPEPWMRNITVGELADVKPPMVTLSGIEKVGRIVEVLRNTTHNAFAVVDNTMVPMVGQMSEVHGLVLRAHLLLVLKKKWFLQERRRTEEWEVREKFTWVDVAERWGTIEEVAVTKEEMEMYVDLHPLTNTTPYTVVETMSVAKALVQFRQVGLRHMLVLPKYHGPSVPPVVGILTRQDLRAHNILSAFPHLEKSYASKKGR
- the LOC110878437 gene encoding chloride channel protein CLC-b isoform X2 — translated: MAETTTTTEEQTNQQERDPECNSLHQPLLKRNRTLSSSPLALVGTKVSYIESLDYEINENDLFKHDWRTRSQAQVLQYVFLKWLLAFLVGLLTGVIATLINLAVENIAGYKLLAVTHYIDRKRYMMGFFLMTGVNFVLTLMSTLLVVFFAPTAAGPGIPEIKAYLNGVDTPNMYGASTMFVKIIGSIGAVAAGLDLGKEGPLVHIGACIASLLAQGGPDNHRIRWKWIRYFNNDRDRRDIITCGASSGVCAAFRSPVGGVLFALEEVATWWRSALLWRTFFSTAVVVVVLRAFMEYCKSGECGLFGEGGLIMFDVSGVSVNYHLVDLIPVTVIGIIGGVLGSLYNYVLHKVLRLYNLINEKGKLAKILLSLSVSLFTSACLYGLPFLASCTPCDPSAPLDTECPSTGRMGNFKKFNCPKGHYNDLATLLLTTNDDAVRNIFSTNTPSEYRVFSLFIFFILYCILGLFTFGIAVPSGLFLPIILMGSAYGRLLGMAMGPYTTIDQGLFAVLGAASLMAGSMRMTVSLCVIFLELTNNLLLLPITMLVLLISKSVGDCFNPSIYEIILELKGLPFLEAHPEPWMRNITVGELADVKPPMVTLSGIEKVGRIVEVLRNTTHNAFAVVDNTMVPMVGQMSEVHGLVLRAHLLLVLKKKWFLQERRRTEEWEVREKFTWVDVAERWGTIEEVAVTKEEMEMYVDLHPLTNTTPYTVVETMSVAKALVQFRQVGLRHMLVLPKYHGPSVPPVVGILTRQDLRAHNILSAFPHLEKSYASKKGR
- the LOC110878437 gene encoding chloride channel protein CLC-b isoform X1, which translates into the protein MAETTTTTEEQTNQQERDPECNSLHQPLLKRNRTLSSSPLALVGTKVSYIESLDYEINENDLFKHDWRTRSQAQVLQYVFLKWLLAFLVGLLTGVIATLINLAVENIAGYKLLAVTHYIDRKRYMMGFFLMTGVNFVLTLMSTLLVVFFAPTAAGPGIPEIKAYLNGVDTPNMYGASTMFVKIIGSIGAVAAGLDLGKEGPLVHIGACIASLLAQGGPDNHRIRWKWIRYFNNDRDRRDIITCGASSGVCAAFRSPVGGVLFALEEVATWWRSALLWRTFFSTAVVVVVLRAFMEFCKSGECGLFGEGGLIMFDVSGVSVNYHLVDLIPVTVIGIIGGVLGSLYNYALHKVLRLYNLINEKGKLAKILLSLSVSLFTSACLYGLPFLASCTPCDPSAPLDTECPSTGRMGNFKKFNCPKGHYNDLATLLLTTNDDAVRNIFSTNTPSEYRVFSLFIFFILYCILGLFTFGIAVPSGLFLPIILMGSAYGRLLGMAMGPYTTIDQGLFAVLGAASLMAGSMRMTVSLCVIFLELTNNLLLLPITMLVLLISKSVGDCFNPSIYEIILELKGLPFLEAHPEPWMRNITVGELADVKPPMVTLSGIEKVGRIVEVLRNTTHNAFAVVDNTMVPMVGQMSEVHGLVLRAHLLLVLKKKWFLQERRRTEEWEVREKFTWVDVAERWGTIEEVAVTKEEMEMYVDLHPLTNTTPYTVVETMSVAKALVQFRQVGLRHMLVLPKYHGPSVPPVVGILTRQDLRAHNILSAFPHLEKSYASKKGR
- the LOC110878437 gene encoding chloride channel protein CLC-b isoform X4; translated protein: MVIGFPSWAFDRCHSHSHQSCSREYCRIQTTGCNPLHRQKEYDHGGCRYMMGFFLMTGVNFVLTLMSTLLVVFFAPTAAGPGIPEIKAYLNGVDTPNMYGASTMFVKIIGSIGAVAAGLDLGKEGPLVHIGACIASLLAQGGPDNHRIRWKWIRYFNNDRDRRDIITCGASSGVCAAFRSPVGGVLFALEEVATWWRSALLWRTFFSTAVVVVVLRAFMEFCKSGECGLFGEGGLIMFDVSGVSVNYHLVDLIPVTVIGIIGGVLGSLYNYALHKVLRLYNLINEKGKLAKILLSLSVSLFTSACLYGLPFLASCTPCDPSAPLDTECPSTGRMGNFKKFNCPKGHYNDLATLLLTTNDDAVRNIFSTNTPSEYRVFSLFIFFILYCILGLFTFGIAVPSGLFLPIILMGSAYGRLLGMAMGPYTTIDQGLFAVLGAASLMAGSMRMTVSLCVIFLELTNNLLLLPITMLVLLISKSVGDCFNPSIYEIILELKGLPFLEAHPEPWMRNITVGELADVKPPMVTLSGIEKVGRIVEVLRNTTHNAFAVVDNTMVPMVGQMSEVHGLVLRAHLLLVLKKKWFLQERRRTEEWEVREKFTWVDVAERWGTIEEVAVTKEEMEMYVDLHPLTNTTPYTVVETMSVAKALVQFRQVGLRHMLVLPKYHGPSVPPVVGILTRQDLRAHNILSAFPHLEKSYASKKGR